CTCGTCGGCGTGATGATCATCATCCGTCCCGGCCCTGATGGATTCACCCCCGCTGCCCTCCTCTGCGTCGGCGCGGTGCTGACGACGGCCGGCCGCGATCTCGCCACCCGGAGCATCAGTCCGGAAATCCCCTCGCTGATGATAACCGTCATCACCGCCATATCAGCCTCCTTCTTCGGTGCGCTGCTCATTCCGGTGCTCGGCGGCTGGCAGCCGGTCAGCGCCGCTGCCCTTGGGCATCTCGTGCTCGCTTCGGTGCTGGTGCTCGTTGGCTACCAGTCGGTCATCCTCGCCATGCGCACCGGCGAAATCTCCTTCGTCGCGCCATTCCGCTATACCAGCCTGATCTTTTCCTCTCTGCTCGGCTTCCTCTTCTTCGCCGAAGTGCCTGACAGCTGGACGCTCTTGGGGGCTGGGATCGTCATCGCCTCCGGCCTCTATACGTTCTATCGTGAGGCCAAGCGCCGTGTGTCGCCGATTGCGCAGGAATCCGCCCCGCGCGCGCCGGTTTGAGGAAGGATCATGGCTGAATTCTCGTTGGATAAATCTCATACAGCGGGCGTCGTGCTGGCGGGCGGCCGCTCGCAACGCATGGGCCGCGACAAGGCGGGCGTGATGCTTGGGGCCGAGAGCCTGCTCCACCATGCGCTGACCCGCCTCTCACAGCAGACCTTGCTCGTTGCCGTCAATGCCGATGCCGCCGCCGAGGGAATGCCTGTCGTTCCCGACCATTTTCGCGGCAAGGCCGGGCCGATGGCCGGCATCCATGCCGCCATGGTCTATGCCGCCGGCCTGCCCTCCATCACCCATGTCGCCACCGTCTCGGTGGATTGCCCGTTCTTCCCGGCCGATCTCGTCGCCCGGCTGGCGGCAGCGATCGAGCGCCCGTCGCAAATCGCCATTGCCGCCTCCGAGAGCCGCAGCCATCCCGTCTTCGGGCTCTGGCCAGTGAGGCTGGCCGCTGATCTCGAAGCCTGGATCACCACCGACGAGAAGCGCCGCGTGCGCGACTTCCTGTTACGGCATGACGTTACGGAAGTGGCGTTCCCGCTGCATCCGACCCGTGCCAGCCTGCTCGATCCCTTCTTCAACATCAACACGCCCGACGATCTCGTCGAGGCGGAACGCTGGCTGGAGGCCCTTCGCGGATGACCGCACCGAAAATCTTCGGCATCGCCGGCTGGAAGAACTCGGGCAAGACGGGTCTCGCCGTCCGGCTGGTGACCGAGTTCACCCGCCGCGGCTACAAGATCTCGACGATCAAGCACGCCCATCATGATTTCGACATCGACAAGGTCGGGGCCGACAGCTACCGCCACCGCCAGGCCGGCGCTCATGAGGTCACCATCGTCTCCGGCACCCGCTACGCCATCATGCACGAGCTGCGCGGTGCGCCGGAACCTGAGTTC
This Rhizobium brockwellii DNA region includes the following protein-coding sequences:
- the mobA gene encoding molybdenum cofactor guanylyltransferase MobA, giving the protein MAEFSLDKSHTAGVVLAGGRSQRMGRDKAGVMLGAESLLHHALTRLSQQTLLVAVNADAAAEGMPVVPDHFRGKAGPMAGIHAAMVYAAGLPSITHVATVSVDCPFFPADLVARLAAAIERPSQIAIAASESRSHPVFGLWPVRLAADLEAWITTDEKRRVRDFLLRHDVTEVAFPLHPTRASLLDPFFNINTPDDLVEAERWLEALRG
- a CDS encoding DMT family transporter; this translates as MPRSRNTEGAIYMSMAMAGFSASDALSKSVIAYMNAGEIMFLRGLFTSLLVYLIARKMGALRSWRIMLQPMIIFRIICETLSAVTYITALGMMPIANASAILQSLPLVVTFGAALFFGEPVGWRRWSAILVGLVGVMIIIRPGPDGFTPAALLCVGAVLTTAGRDLATRSISPEIPSLMITVITAISASFFGALLIPVLGGWQPVSAAALGHLVLASVLVLVGYQSVILAMRTGEISFVAPFRYTSLIFSSLLGFLFFAEVPDSWTLLGAGIVIASGLYTFYREAKRRVSPIAQESAPRAPV
- the mobB gene encoding molybdopterin-guanine dinucleotide biosynthesis protein B, with amino-acid sequence MTAPKIFGIAGWKNSGKTGLAVRLVTEFTRRGYKISTIKHAHHDFDIDKVGADSYRHRQAGAHEVTIVSGTRYAIMHELRGAPEPEFEEILARLGPCDLVLIEGYKREPIPKIEARRLEAANREPLAPSDPHIWAIAADHAVADTGLPVFDLDDTGAIADFIADIVGLGQARL